The following proteins are co-located in the Synechocystis sp. PCC 6714 genome:
- a CDS encoding metal-dependent hydrolase, whose translation MLTITHLLVGAASVGMAVQTTNPVPILIGAIASLLPDIDISTSPAGRVLPFISRPLEQRFSHRSATHSLLASITLATVTYGLWFAMPVIPLVIVHALNIGYFAGWFLDCFTKSGVEMFYPLGVRCVCPGNRNLRISTGSAAEYWLMVFVVAIAVWTFQLNNTGGLVKNFNALIAAPSGVTELYNRKGGNQIIYAEYEGVWAGNRAPIKEEAPIIATNGEGFLVLQDDQVVKVGTEADSTIIVNRIRGREGEPAVITTDTIYLDDEPPDLLEDYIQPMTFLSGQLTIDDPSVLRLEQSAFAFAPIRHAGGFVTLDHAPIETAIHLLQDQYVRGSVTIKTIEER comes from the coding sequence ATGCTCACCATTACCCATTTATTAGTAGGGGCGGCTTCCGTTGGCATGGCAGTCCAAACCACCAACCCGGTTCCCATTCTGATTGGGGCGATCGCCAGCTTGTTACCGGACATCGACATTTCCACTTCACCGGCCGGGAGAGTCTTACCCTTTATTTCCCGACCCCTGGAGCAACGGTTTAGTCATCGCAGTGCCACCCATTCCCTGTTAGCTTCCATCACTTTGGCAACAGTCACCTATGGTCTTTGGTTTGCCATGCCGGTTATTCCCTTAGTAATCGTCCATGCCCTGAATATCGGCTACTTCGCCGGTTGGTTTTTGGACTGCTTCACCAAATCGGGGGTGGAAATGTTTTACCCGTTGGGGGTGCGCTGTGTTTGTCCTGGGAACCGTAACTTAAGAATTTCCACCGGCAGTGCTGCTGAATATTGGTTGATGGTCTTTGTGGTGGCGATCGCCGTTTGGACTTTTCAACTCAATAACACGGGCGGTTTGGTGAAAAACTTCAATGCCCTGATTGCCGCCCCCAGTGGAGTGACGGAACTGTACAACCGTAAGGGGGGCAACCAAATAATCTACGCCGAGTATGAAGGGGTTTGGGCGGGGAATCGTGCGCCAATCAAAGAAGAGGCCCCGATAATTGCCACCAACGGCGAGGGCTTTCTGGTACTTCAGGATGACCAGGTGGTGAAAGTGGGCACCGAAGCGGACAGCACCATCATTGTTAATCGCATTCGAGGCCGGGAAGGGGAACCCGCAGTGATTACCACTGACACCATTTACCTCGATGATGAACCGCCCGACCTGCTGGAAGACTACATCCAACCCATGACTTTCCTCAGTGGCCAGCTCACCATTGATGACCCCAGTGTTTTAAGGCTGGAACAGTCCGCCTTTGCCTTTGCCCCCATCCGCCACGCTGGAGGATTTGTCACCCTCGACCATGCCCCCATTGAAACGGCGATCCACCTCCTCCAAGACCAATACGTTAGGGGGTCGGTCACTATCAAAACCATTGAAGAACGCTAA
- a CDS encoding ATP-binding protein has product MDYEGEELPEKSGPIRGLDDLESVQPQGNNCYRQPEMEGLLHSLYSARSVLVTSGEGMGKTYLVRRVWERLLADGVTCAYFEPATPKTLLTEIADMAGVDIKNLEGRSKTVEVLKQELIQWFSVNRAVLIFDDAHYLEVKFRLWLKKLKDVGVPILLAATNPPRTDLFIYVPRIELKPLAEYQIRDLMEKEAIALGSDLKPHQIAKLQSRAGGNPMLAKRAIEEGFLGIQNEAGDHGRYFDITPLLLLVGIVFICYRFIGLGTGNQSLYILAGIGGAIFLGVARLSYYLPKESRRISN; this is encoded by the coding sequence CAGGGGAACAACTGTTATCGGCAACCGGAGATGGAAGGTCTGCTCCATTCCCTTTATTCCGCTCGCTCAGTGTTGGTGACATCCGGGGAGGGTATGGGCAAAACCTATTTGGTGCGGCGGGTGTGGGAACGGTTGTTAGCGGATGGGGTGACCTGTGCCTACTTTGAACCGGCCACTCCCAAGACCTTACTAACGGAGATCGCCGACATGGCCGGGGTCGATATCAAAAATCTGGAAGGTCGGAGCAAAACAGTGGAAGTGCTTAAGCAAGAGTTAATCCAATGGTTCAGCGTTAATCGGGCGGTGCTGATCTTTGACGATGCCCACTACTTGGAAGTCAAATTTCGGCTTTGGCTCAAAAAGCTCAAGGATGTGGGGGTTCCCATTCTGTTGGCCGCCACCAATCCTCCTAGGACTGACCTGTTTATCTATGTCCCCCGCATTGAACTCAAACCCCTAGCGGAATACCAGATCCGGGACTTGATGGAGAAGGAGGCGATCGCCCTGGGGTCAGATTTAAAGCCCCATCAAATTGCCAAGCTCCAAAGCCGGGCCGGGGGCAATCCTATGTTGGCCAAGCGGGCCATCGAGGAAGGTTTTTTGGGCATCCAAAACGAAGCGGGTGACCATGGCAGATACTTCGACATCACCCCTTTACTGCTCCTGGTGGGCATTGTCTTTATCTGCTATCGCTTCATTGGCCTGGGCACTGGTAATCAATCCCTCTATATTCTGGCGGGCATTGGTGGGGCCATTTTCCTGGGGGTTGCCCGCTTGTCCTACTACCTACCGAAGGAATCGAGGAGGATTAGCAACTGA